ttcttcatcatcatcatcatcatcatcatcaccatcTTCTGAGTTTGAGTCTGCTTCATCTTCTGAACTTTCGTCAgtatcatcttcttctgaATCTTCCTCAGAGTCTTGctcaaaattttttgctGTATTCTCTTCTTCAATagcatcttcttcttcttcgaCTGCTTGCTCTTCAGTATCACAATTTATCTTGTGTTTAGTGGGACTTTCTACAACTACATTATCTTTATCTAACGATTGGTCTCTATTCATAGTAGGTTGAACCAATTGTGGAGAtgtattatcattattatcataaatatattttttaatatctttgtTACTACTAATTACAGAATGTGTTGGACTACTCGGTATTCTATCAGTCTGTATGACTgggttttttttatattggGTGTTTGCTAAATGTTTCTCCTCAGATATTTTATCTTGTTGTTTTCTATCAAAATCTTTAACCTCATTTTCCTCATTTATATCCAATAGTTTAGGATCTTTGTTTAATTTGACTTTTTGAGGTGAAGTATAATTTTTAggtttcattatttatcttttaataataagaagacaattaaaaaaatagtaattagTTTGGCAATACAAAATATAGAACAATGAATGATTAAAATAATCTATGTTTGTATCCCTATTAATGTAAAAGTATACTCGATTAGGAAGTATATGAGAATGTTAGTATATAATGGCAGTCTGAAACGACAAAAAACGGGAAATAGAATATAAGcaatatttggaatattaatatgctttaattaaaaataaataaataaataaaagtatGATTAGCGGCTTCTCCATCAATATACTATTGGtttatttccttttttttctttttttaaaatgcttattaaaattggatACCTATATACGTTTAGGgctaatttttcttaacaGAAAAGTATAAAACATTCTCGGGTTTATTCCagttgaaatttatttaaactttACATATATATGAGATACAATTGGGAAAGGAATACATCACTAAGAAACCAACTATCCATTCAGCAGACATGGCTAGAGCACGTAGAGGAGCATTGCTGAAGTGTGATCCATCTATCAAGGCATTAATTGTCCAGATCGACAGGAGCAGACATGATATCATTTTGGAGGAACTGGACGACACTCATCTGTTGGTGGACCCTTCCAAAGTAGAGTTCATCAAAGGAGAATTGAACAGGATGCTATCTCAAAATATCTATGATCCATTAGACGATGAAGAAAATCAATAGTTTTACAGTTTTACAAACGTTGCCTTCCATTGTTgtattgttttattttttgtttttgtttttgttttttatttttttttcaatatcattaaaaatgCAGATTATTCAGCTCGTTGTTGCACAATATACTTCTACAACCTTCTACATATTCCATTGACCTATCTGTTCATATTTTGAGACCCTAGGCATGTTGAAAAGCGTCTCATTAGTCCTTGCAAGACCATGAGATATAAATAGAAACACTCtattgtatatattttacagCCTCTCTGGAGTCTTTGGAAAGCCAAGTAACTGTCTCAGTAACACTCCGTAAATATATTCCTACGTAGTTTTATAGCTTAGTACACGTCATTCATTGTGCTGGAGCCTTTATGGCCAGTAATTGATAcctaaaataaatattttccatATGAACCGTAGGCCAAGTTTTCACGTGCAAAGTAGGCGCGATTTCTGGAAATCAGTTTTACCCCAAACAGATAGAGGAAAACCATAAAAGGTGTTTGTCATTTTGCAAAATTAACAAGATCATTTGGATCTGATCGTGAGCAAAATTGCAATAATCTCCCAGGGTAAACAAAGCAAGCGATTAGACTCTGTGAAGGAACTAGTTCATTACATAGAGCAGCTCATCTCGAAGCCTGAATAGCGTTTCCCTGTTTAGCTTATTTTTCAGactttctttaaattttcagatCATTACTCTATCTTTGCTATTAATACAAGATTATTAAGACAGGAGTCGATTGTCATTTTTCTCTAGAGTATATTTGTCATGAGATCATTCTTTAGTTCATCTAGAAATAAGAAATCGAGTTCTAACTCTGTGAAATCAGAATCAGCTGGTGCGACTGGATCACCGATGCCATCAAGCTCTAGTTCACATAGCGTCCATATTCCACATAGTACTAAGTCATCACCTGCTCCAGGTCGAAGGAAAACTGTTATATCTCATCCTACACCTAACAAGCAAAAGAATGAAAAGATAGCCAGTAAGATTGGGAAACTATCGGGATCTGGACACTCATCTGCTGTTGATTTATCATCTACATCAAACGGACCCCTGACTTCATCTACaggaaataatatttctactAACAATCctgaaataataaaacgGTATTCTGCATCAACTCCATCCTTGCATAGCAATTTAACTCCAATACACTCTCCCTCGTTACAAAATTTTAAGGATGCCCAAGGCAAATTGCCAACTAGTGCCAGCACCAGCAATGTGGAAAAATCTCACAAAGAATCAGTACATAATTTACATCACATTTCTCCTAACAATCATAGAActggaaataataataatagtaataatagtattcATAAAACACAACAAAGCCATGATAAATCAAACTCTTCAACCACCCTTATTACTTTGAATTCTGAGAATTATGATACAACAACTTTCAAAATAGGTTGGTTAAATAAATCACATGGCGAAATAATGGTAATGCATAGCGAATCAACAACAGCGACAGCAACGGCAACGGCAACggcaacagcaacagcaacagcaacagcaacagcaacagcaaaTAAGCATTCagataatagtaatagtaatcatggttctaataatagtaataatactcacaacaaaaataatactcATAATCATTCAACTCATAAGCATCATAACCTAACCACTAAAGCAAGCTCAAACTCATTATATTCATCTGCATCTTCTAATGATGTAAGTAAAAACTCAAATAAGGGTTCAACAAATCCAAATAGAGATAATTCcatgtttaatttttcaaatggcTCAAGCAAAGATTCAATTTCAGCACCTAGACAGCCTTCTAATAATCAATCAGAAGGTACTCAGATTATGGTCCCAGAATATAGACTTTATAAAGCTCAATTAAAGGGGCCAATACTTTCTTTATATAGAAGTGGTCTAAACAATTCAGTGAAATTCTTTGACCCTactttaaaatcaaaatctaCTACTTCATCTGAAGATTCCAATATTTCTCATAGTGCATCAACCTCGTTTAGTAGTCATCATGCGTCTCCAACATTGAAAGACTCGAATCATCAATCCCGCactatttattcaaattctaaaagGAAAAAGACAGTTGAGTTatcttatttaaaaatactatTTCCACATCCGggattaatattagaagaaaGCTCtacattaaaaattattggcGGTACGCCAGAGAGTTTATGTCATTCTGTACTATTTTTACACGAAAAggattcaaataatgaaaaggAAACTAAAAGAAcatcaataattaatttaatattagtattaccattattagatgaaatagaaaaaatattaaacatATTCATTCAATATTGTTTAACATTTACacaaaaagaaacaaaattatCTTCAGATTCTACTCAATTTGTACATATTACTcaagatgaagataatCAAATGACTGAAAGATTAATTTTACTAATTCAAACAATCGTTGATCGGTTTCCAAGCTTCGTCTTGGATAAGAGCATATACACTCTCATTCTATCATTAGTTGATGCAATTTCTTTGCATAGCCAAGAAAAGgcaaaatttataaaaacaACCCTGGCAAAAGCGCATACAAAATTAACAAACTTAACCTCATTTAATAATCCCTCAGTGcctattaataatgatattttaagtATTGTATTAGAtgctgaaaaatttttaaaattagacATTACTAAATTCACAGATGAACTTCATCAGATTAATATTAAGTTTGATAAAGTCTGGTCTCCAAAAACAGATTACTCTTTACTGTATGATTGTAAGTACGTCAATCGCTCATTGCATGATTTGAATCCTTTAgtctttaataatgaaaaaaatattcattttttggGGAGACTATTAATTTTACATATATTTCCCAAGGATGAATCTAAAACATTATCTTCGAAATTGAGagctaaattattaaataaatggATCCAAATTGGTTGTAAGTTTGAACATATAGGTGATATGGTGGGTTGGTTATCAATTGCTACAATTATTTGTTCGATTCCAATTTTACGATTAAAATCTACCTGGGAACATGTTCCAGAAGaatctttgaaaataatatacaatgaTTGGACTCCAACCATTAGTCAATTAAATAGAAGAGCTATGTCATTTACTCCAATACATAGTGTTTTTATTCTAGCACCACCCAACTTAGACGACCCTAAAATTAGAGAAAACGTTATATCATATTTTGGTGATTTGATTATTCATGCAGATGATTTATCTAAATCaagtaaatttaaataccTTGATAAGAAGATTAATAGGACAAAAAATGCATTCCAAAAGTGGCAGCAGCGTTTAGATCGAACTCATACGaatgattcaaataatgtATCGGCCGCATCATTAGAAACTACGGAATCTCACACCTCAGGAAAAGACATTATGCTAAGTCCACTATATCAACTTTGGAAGTATCACTTACAGGAACCACCTACCAACATTGAAAATATCATGGAATTAAGTAAAAAGTTTGAGCCATCATTTGTTAatcaagaaatatattctaatattgGCTCCCAGCGAAGTTCATTACTGACGGGTAACTACTTAcctattttatttaatgatttactCCCTAATTACACACTATTCGCCAAAGATTTATTAGTGGGAGCTGCCGGGTCTTGTCCAATACCATTAGCCTCGAATTCTAGTATGAATTCTCCAACTCATAGTGCTTTCTCGACTTCAAGCAGTCAATATGTCCCACCGCCAAGATCAGCTGCTCGTTTATCTCGAACTGTTTCCACGACTGATCACTTAAATTCATTTGGGTTATCTAAAGCATCAtctacaaataatttttctaattcaaacCTCCACTTAACATCGAGTAATAATAGCACAACAGATTTATCTGTCTCTTCGAGTCAGGCTTCAGCCAATTTATCGATGAGTGAACAAAGTTACAATCAAATAACGGGTATTGAAGGAATTGATGATCCAATAACAAAAGAAATGGCTAATCTACAATCGAATAAGCAAGTTTTAATGCGAACTATTAGAGATGTCTTCAATATCGATATGGATTTATTTCACGTTCatgatgatttaatatttaagtCTGCATTTGAGACTGAAAGCACAAAGTCAAGGCATGCAAGTATGGTAATTGAAACACCCAAAAGACTCTCCCAATTGTCACTACAAAATAGGACACCTACACTTAGAGATTCTCAAGCAACTCCTGTCAGATATAGTAAGAATATTGAAAGTATggatttattcaaaaatattggaTCAATGGCTGACTCATTTGACGATTCAATAGTGAATGTAGTCTTAAAGGCATCTTCCTTAAATAAAGTTATCGATCTACTTGTTTTCAAGACAAGTCTTTTCTCTAAGTTGGTTGAAACAAAGGATTTAGAAAAGTACTATTATCATCAGAAAATAAGGAATGCTGCACATTCTGAATCACCAGATGATACTATCAATTCTAGTGTTGGATTACTCGATTATGCTTTTGTTAAGCTGGTTATGAACACAGAAATCTTCACTGaaacattttttaatacttaTAAGAGTTtcacaacaacaaaaacTGCTTTAGAAATGCTAATGAAGAGATATCTAAAGGCCAAGAATTGTTCAGTTTCGATATCGTTGTCATTTGACTCTAATGATACGCTTTCTTTATCTGACAATGCATTTCCTAACTGGGAAGTGAAGGTTACAGAGGAAATGGTTATTAACTACAGTTATGTAGCGATGATTCAAATTGGTGTTTTGGATTCAATACTTGTATTAGTTAAAAATCATTACGAAGATTTTACAGATGATATGGTTTGCAACGATATATTTATGGATgcattaaaaattatggaTGAAGAGATATCTGTCGAATGGCCTAAATATATTGAGAGCAGCAAATCTAGTGACCAGCCCGTTACACAAGAGCTTGACAGCTTTGTTgaaagaatgaaaaatttagtAACTGACATCAAGTACTACTTCCAGAAACAGATTTACAGACCTATCGGCCCATCTCATTCACAAACCAAATTACAGGACTTATCTAAGATCTGGGGATCAATCAATTGTCTAGAATTTTGTCTTTCTCCAGAAAACATAGGCATTACTGATGATCTGATAACAGAATTTAACACCTTGacatttgataaatatgaaaaaattttggcATGGACATACAAATTGGATTCTTTAGTTACTGATAGctataatttaataacatCTAATGAATGGTTTACGTTCTTTCAGCAGcttgaattattttctaatgaatCATTAATCTCATTGTTCTATCCACATTCTGATAAAAACGCTATAAACATGTCAGTTAGCGGCCCATTAAGGTATAACACACTACAAATTAGTAACATATTTACTTGGATAACTAAGGTTATTTCAAAAGACAATAGTAAggaaattcaatttttctcGACTATTCCTCGTTCCATTCAAAGATTGATTCATATCCATATATCTCTGACCTCATTATTAACCCTTCAGGTAGGACATCTTgaaaaatcttttgaaGAAAGGGTAGAGGTTTGCACAATTTTATtgcaaattttaaattatgtTAGATGGAAAAATTCAAGCCTAAATTTATTCCAGGAACCAAATGGTGACTATTCTCATATAACCTCACCCCACGTACCTTCATTTATTGAAACTGCAATCTGTAATTCTATTCTAACAGTGGAATCACGATTTCATGAACAAACCTGGAAAGTAGCGcattcaaaattatctaCACATAATACTATTTTACAATCCATTACTAATATTTTAGACGGAATTGATGATAGTCATATCCGTACATTTATTGCAAATGACGAATTATCTATTAGTTCGTCTAACAATCTTTCTCCTTGTCCAGGTTGGTTTATTTCTCgtttattagaaatttcattatttgttcCAAATATGGCTACCACAAATAGTagattaattaatttcGATAAGAGACGTTTTGTGAATAATTTAGTGCAAAATGTGTTAGCTCTAATACCAGAAACATTTAGTCAAAGTACTAAAGATTCTTCTGCTGGCTCTGAGAATAATTTTggtataattttaaattatacatttgaagataatgatgaaatatttagaaataaaacTAGAGCAGTTGCAGCTGCAGAAGCAAAAATCATGGACTATGAATACTGCAATTTATTTGAGGACTTAATCGCCAAAGAAGTGGCTAAGATTGGTTtcgaagaaaaaaaatttgaactTTTGGTTTCTCAGGAACAAGAGCAAAATAAGATAGTTACTTCTCAAAAGGCTCGAcgcaaaaaaaatagaaattcGGTTATGATTCCAAGCATACAGTTATTAAACGATCAATCCAACAATATTGTGTCATCTAATACTACTCTTCAACAGCCACCAAGAGGCAAGAGGGGGTCTGTAGTGTCTAACAGCAGTAGAAATTCGACTGTTACATCTAACTCTAATCACTCGGGTATGGGTAAAAAACTTGGCGGTCTGTTTAAGCGCCCATTTTCAATCAGTGGATTTTCCTCATCCACGTCATCAAACGCGTTGGATAGTATTGTTAGTCAGGATCTGAGAAGTAATGGATCAATCCCATCATCGTCGTTACCTGTTGTCAATTATTCTGATTTTTCAGATTCTAGACCAGTTTATGTGATAAAAAcgtttgaaattaaaaatattctgcctattattaattacaaGAACGCATCAGCATATTGTTTTGCTTTTAAGATTATTATGCAGAGTGGCTCAGAATATGTTTTACAAGCAACAAGTCCAAAAGATATTGACGAATGGTTGAAACTAATCAAGGCGTCTAAACGATACTCATTTTATTCTAAAAAATACAAGGGGAAGACACACAATAAGACATTCGGTGTTCCATTAGAAGATATTTGTGAAAGAGAAAATGTCACTACACCTACAATTATTACTAAATTACTTCAAGAGATTGAACTGCGTGGTTTAGATGAAGTAGGTTTATATAGAATTCCAGGCTCTGTAGGAAGCATTAACGCATTAAAAAATGCATTTGACGAAGAAGGTGCCTTAAGTAATTCATTTACTTTAGAGGATGATCGTTGGTTCGAAATAAATGCAATCGCAGGttgttttaaaatgtaTTTACGTGAATTACCTGATAGCTTATTCACGAACGAAAAATTGGTTCTGTTTGTTGATTGTgttattagaaaaagaaacggCAAGATTACATATGAAGAATTTAGAATGGAGGTGACGTCTTTATTGCACAAACTACCAGAATGTTATTATGAAACTTTGAAGCGTATTGTAAGCCACTTAAACAAGGTACATCAACACGTAAGTAATAATAGGATGGATGCTTCTAATTTGGCGATTGTATTTTCTATGAGTTTTATTGATCAAGATGATTTTACTGGGTCTATGGGTACCACTCTAGGTGCAATTCAAACACTTTTACAGGactttattaaaaaccCATCAGATTTCTTTTAGAGAAGATgtttattgttattatatAAGATTTACTACTAAACTTTTCTCTGATATAtactatattatttattcctTTTTTAATCATATATTGATAGATAGTAATTTGACgcaaaatattatttgttagaaatatttatttttaactgTAATTTCGTTTGACCTACCATgaagaataaatattagTACGATGGTAATTACATAGTGATGACTATTTACAAGGTGTACTTCTATTTATGTATTAATTTCTATAGTGAGATTGTagttttgataataataattacatagaatttttcttattaaaatttttcttgctTACAATCTTAATAGTAGAGTTTTccctatattttttaaccctttctttatttttgttttcctGTTCTTGCATTTCACGTCTtttctttgatttttcaGCACCTTTTGCCATGCTGTCCTTCATTGTTTGAAGTATACTCTTATTTTGTTGATCTTGGGGAACTGGATGATGTACAACATCTgcaattttcaatttatgTCTTAcccatttatttttcaataagaAAGTTTGTAAAACTGAAATTGACCCATTAATAGCAAAATATAACACGACTGCTGATGATAATTTCATGGTTGCGGGAATAGATATAAGTGGCAATAATGTAAATACCTTTTTCATTACGGGGCTAAATTGTTGAGCCCCTGTTTCACCACCAGCTCTAGTAAACGAAATATAAACTGCAGcagttattatttgtagaCCTAAAAACGGATCTGCCTGGCTTAAGTCTGTAAACCATAAAATACCTTGGTTTGTAAACCCATCAACTGGATAATTTGCCATATGTCTAAGAGCCCCAAAGAACCCCAATGCAATAGGTAATTGAATCATTGGTGCAATTAACCATCTATTCTTGATACCATGTTTAGCTAATAATTGTTTCCTTTCAAGATTATATAATTGAGTTTGACTGAGATCTGTTGCCGAAGACATTTTCTTACCAATAATATCCAATTGCGGTTTAATTCTGGAGTTCCTTGCAACAGTATCGGAAGATTTAATGAACAAAGGAACTAATAAAAGTCTAATAACTATTGTTAATGTACAAATTGTTCCCCACCACGGTAAACCTGTATATACATGGGTTAGTTccaataaattttgaataagGTCAGTAGGCCTCCACCAATTATTAGCCATACCAATACTGTTCAAATAACCTAAATGGTATGATGCTTCTCCAATAATACCTGAGGTTTGATCTAGAATAGTTGAGCCGGTGGAAGCAATTTCATCCATAGAAGGTAAACTGCTTTGAATGTCTTGCATGGCTTGCGTAGTGCTCGAGTCTATGCTGTCTGCATTTGGTGTATTAGAACTCCATCTTACTGATAAGTTTAGGCCAGgtattaataaagatttagaaaGAGATATCTTGGGCCTAGAAGCCACTAATGAAGAACGAAATATCTGTCTAGCAGTCTGTTTTGAATAGTTAGTAATAGGCTTAATCAAAAGAGTCAAATAAAGTTATAGTTAGCAATATATCACATACAAATTGCCTTTGTACATTCAGAAGAGATGAACGATACATGTAAGCTAGTTGAATTAATTATCTTGATGTATTTAGAATAAccctcttttttttgtttttcattttctaatagTGACTAAGGCAGGTTTTAAAACCATTACTTGGCTCGCTTTCAACATTTCCAAATAATGTTCGGAGTTCCAAATATTAAGGACAGCCTTCTCTTGCAAATTACATAgttttaaacaaaaaaaatacgaTTGATGGGTTTGAGAAAGATTATCTATTATCATATAGtgtcattttttaaataattctgtaTACTGTTTATTGTTTAAGCCAGAACAACTACTACAAATGAGCTTAAATACTGCAGCTAAAATTGCTAAAGTAAACAAAACATTCTTGTCCAGGAAAAACCCAACTGCTAATATTTCACTGGAGTTACGATCAATTTTGCATTCTTTACAAAAAGTCCCAATTAGAAAATCAAACTCAAGTACAATATATGAATACTTCAATGCTTGTTTAATTAACCGATATTGGTTAGGTGCTAGGTTTGTTTGGTACAAGTATGTTGTTAGATCTGGGGCACTGACCTTGAAACCCTGGCAACTATCTGTTCTGGGTAATATGTCAGTTGCAGCagataattattttattccaCCAGCTACTGTAAAATATTACGAGCGTTTTGGTAAAGTAAACGGATCAACagaatatgaatatttcaTTCGACGAAACAAGGTGGAAGCCTTTGCCAAGGGTACTTTAGAGAAGACTCAATTTCGTGAAAAATGGAAAGTCTTTATACAAGATATGGATAACGTGTTACCCCCCACAGTTGAATATAAAGTTCAAGATTTTCCATGGTTGGTGACctctttaaaatatcaaatagCTACAGAAGCcgttttaaaaaaattattgtttgGAGTAGGTACAAAGATCCAAGTCCATAACAAATCATCTTATTCTTTGCTTTTGAGCATTATACTATTACAAGATTTAATCACTATTGATTCCAAAGtccaaatatttgaaactTTTGCCAAACTCCATAGAAAAGTAGATTTAGCTGATCATTACAAGattctaaataaaatttgtaaGAAGGATAAGTTTCTACTTAATCGTGTAAATACAATATATGCAGAGTCTACAAATCGTGCGTAAATTTCAACCAAATAAGACCTCTTTTGATTCTTTACTAAATTATAACGTATTAATTTTTGCATTCGATGAGATGATTTTTCCTCGGTGTTATTTCGTTTAAAATCGAGGTATTATTTTAGTTATACAgtagattttattttaaaaatgaacaGCATACATCGAAGAGAGTTATTGCCTAGTTAGTATgcctaatgaaaataaaatttcatacTCAGAGCTATTTAGTGAGCTAGTGAATGATGAGGGGCAATTAGATGACGCTAAGGCATCATTTCTCTACTACATGTTCCCTCAAGAAATGTTTATTAGAGCACTTTCACTACTTGAGTCTGGAGAAATATTCATATACATATATCCATGTTCCACATCTACTGATCTAGAAAGTTTAGTGAATACAATTGTCCAAACTGTTTATAACGATCACAATGACGGCAAACTGATCAAGGTGGTAGTCCAGACAAATGATGACAGGACTATCTTCACAGATATAGAGCACTGGTTTTGTAGTTGTCAAGAGTATTCGGAGAAGTTCAGTCAAATCATTACCTCAGATCCAGAGACTCCCCTCCAGGTTCTACTGTTAAAAGAAATCGATAATGTGGAAGACTTTTCCTCTGACAAATTTGCCCAACTTGAAGCAAACAGTCTCTCCAAACAACGTTACTTTAACCACTCAAAAGTCATATGCCCACATCTACTCGCTTGCTCTATACTTCTTAAATCATCTTCAAGAATCCTTCATTTTTTCACAGTAACTAAGGGCTCTGTATTAGTCTTTCCTATTAACGACATCGACGAATGGCTGCGACTCCATGTAAATATAGCATAGCCCACAAATGACACATCTCTCTGTAacattatatatatcctTATACTATCATCATTCATAAtactaaatatttaaattcattaagaATTAAGTAGGATGTTGGCTGACTCCGAGTTAATTTTATCGCTATCTACGAactgaaattttttaatttggctaaaatggaaaaagaCGAGgttacaaaaaaaacgttaatcattttccaaatatttgttCAATGTTGAAAAATCTTATTGTTTACAAGTAAAGAAATCTTATCcatattgaaatatcacCGGACAGTCTTAAAAGTATACAATATAGTCACTGCTGCTTTTATTTGGTCACTCCTTGTTTAAGCACGTATAATATGAGtaaaaatactaattcAAACCACGGTGTTGCCAATGGCAATGCTAATGTGAATAATAATGGCGCTTCAGAAGAATCATATTCTATGTATCCTCAAACAACATCACCTCCTCAGCTAACTCAGCCAACTGCTCAATTTGGCTATCAAGCTGCACCACAAGTTCCCTTTTATGGCAATCCACATATGTATTATAATGTTTACTCACCTCAAACTCCACAATATCACCCtcatttaaatatgatGAATAGAGGTTCGATGATTTACCCTAATAATTCTGGTAATGGTATGAACCCACAAGGAAGTCAAGCTGGTGAACCAAGAAAGAAATGGAGCAATAATAGTCCAAATTTCCACTCAATGAATAGCACCACTAATAACGGATCTTATAATAAGACTCATCATTACCAgcataataattataataacgttaacaataataataatggcaTGAATGCTAGTGTAAAAGGTAATgtcaataacaataacgGGAATAACATAAACACTAATACCAATACTAATACcaatactattattaataattctaataccaatgttaataataacaataacaatatgaACTTTAATGACTCTAACGCCAATATTGGTAATATGAAATTgcctaataataataccaataataataacactaACAATAATCATATGTatcaaacaaataaatcGTCTAATCATATTATGTCAAACAACATTAACTCTTCCATATCAACTcaatataaatttgatacttcaaaattaaaaacatCCGATTTGAATTTCTCAATGACTtttccattattttttaacacTAACGAAGATGAGTTTTCTAAAGCAAGAGCTAGAAGACATGAATTAAGATTAAAATCTAATGAAGAGAGCAAAGTTAGATCAAATAAATCTGCCGTTTCCGACTCTAGTCTACCTGCTGCATCTGCTCctaaaaatcaaaaagtAGAAAATAGATCTGTTGATGATACTAAGAAGATAAATAAGTCACCAGAAACAAGTATTCCAGCTATAGAGTTTAAAAAGATGAGAAAAAGGAGAAAAAAGGATATATCCTCTACTCATGAAGCTAAACCAGAGACaaaatc
The window above is part of the Henningerozyma blattae CBS 6284 chromosome 2, complete genome genome. Proteins encoded here:
- the OXA1 gene encoding membrane insertase OXA1 (similar to Saccharomyces cerevisiae OXA1 (YER154W); ancestral locus Anc_8.206) translates to MYRSSLLNVQRQFTARQIFRSSLVASRPKISLSKSLLIPGLNLSVRWSSNTPNADSIDSSTTQAMQDIQSSLPSMDEIASTGSTILDQTSGIIGEASYHLGYLNSIGMANNWWRPTDLIQNLLELTHVYTGLPWWGTICTLTIVIRLLLVPLFIKSSDTVARNSRIKPQLDIIGKKMSSATDLSQTQLYNLERKQLLAKHGIKNRWLIAPMIQLPIALGFFGALRHMANYPVDGFTNQGILWFTDLSQADPFLGLQIITAAVYISFTRAGGETGAQQFSPVMKKVFTLLPLISIPATMKLSSAVVLYFAINGSISVLQTFLLKNKWVRHKLKIADVVHHPVPQDQQNKSILQTMKDSMAKGAEKSKKRREMQEQENKNKERVKKYRENSTIKIVSKKNFNKKNSM
- the PET122 gene encoding Pet122p (similar to Saccharomyces cerevisiae PET122 (YER153C); ancestral locus Anc_8.205) — protein: MSLNTAAKIAKVNKTFLSRKNPTANISLELRSILHSLQKVPIRKSNSSTIYEYFNACLINRYWLGARFVWYKYVVRSGALTLKPWQLSVLGNMSVAADNYFIPPATVKYYERFGKVNGSTEYEYFIRRNKVEAFAKGTLEKTQFREKWKVFIQDMDNVLPPTVEYKVQDFPWLVTSLKYQIATEAVLKKLLFGVGTKIQVHNKSSYSLLLSIILLQDLITIDSKVQIFETFAKLHRKVDLADHYKILNKICKKDKFLLNRVNTIYAESTNRA
- the SHU2 gene encoding Shu2p (similar to Saccharomyces cerevisiae SHU2 (YDR078C); ancestral locus Anc_8.203): MPNENKISYSELFSELVNDEGQLDDAKASFLYYMFPQEMFIRALSLLESGEIFIYIYPCSTSTDLESLVNTIVQTVYNDHNDGKLIKVVVQTNDDRTIFTDIEHWFCSCQEYSEKFSQIITSDPETPLQVLLLKEIDNVEDFSSDKFAQLEANSLSKQRYFNHSKVICPHLLACSILLKSSSRILHFFTVTKGSVLVFPINDIDEWLRLHVNIA